DNA sequence from the Candida dubliniensis CD36 chromosome 5, complete sequence genome:
TCGCCCTTGAGTTTGTTATAGTCTTCCTGCAAGGCGTCAAAGGAGTCGTGTTTGGGATAATAGGATTTGGAGAATGGGATATAACTTGGTGCATTGATCATGGTGTTTTTCATGTACTTGTTGGTAGGCATGTCGTAGTCGGAGGCAACAGTTGAGTAAGGGGTACTAAACGTCTCATCTTTGGTGGGAGGGAAGGTTTCGGATCTGATAAGGGGGTACCTATAAGGCTCTTCCTTGCCTAGGGGCTGGAAAGTACCACCTGCTTGTCGAGTagacgacgacgacgacgaccAGAACTTGCTTTCGCCCAACGCATTACTGCTGTTGGAGTCTTTGGACAGCATAGAGGTATCAAAGTTAATTGGATTCATattggttgtaaaaaaacaaaaaaaaaagggggtgtatattttttttttctaaaaagTTGCTCCACTAAACATTTGTTGTAATAGCTGGCCATTTGGTGTGTTTAACACCGTGTTTGGCAACCTTAATATACGGTCCTCTAAATTCTTGCCACATAAAAACTCAATCACGACATCAGTAAAATGGTTACAGTTGTTTGTGAATAAGTCATAGTTTACTGCATGGTACTTTGAGTGGTCTTTCAATTCGTTGATAAAGTCTGTGAGTAGCTCGTCATCAACACCTGTGGTGCCAATTTCTAATACTTCAATGGGTGTACCGTATTTGGTGTGGCCGGGTGGCGAGTTGACCTTGATTCCTTGGTCGAGGTAGTACTCCTTGTTGCGTATTACAACGGATGTGTGGTAGATTGCATCTATCAGGATCCCCAAAAGCATAGGGGAGTACACTCTTGCTAGTCCGTGTGATAGGTCGTACACATATACTCTAACAATGTCGTCAGCCATACTTGCCCtggtttttctttgtttttgccACCAGTTTTTCCGcgaatatttatatttcgagaaggaaaaaaaaaaaattttcgttctttttcttctacCAACCATCGTTATGTACACCGCTAGTCATGGCATATACAGATGAGATACAGCTATACAAGACCAAGTTAGATGCACTTCTAGCGAAAAAGTATATTGACCAGTCGTTATTGATTGGGGTTACAGCGTCGTTGCAGGCCAAGTTCCATGGGTGGATCGTTACTGATTTGGAAAGGTACCGAAACAACTTGGGACAGCCTTTCCGTACGATAGATTTGTTTGAGACGTTATGGGTTGAATTCCATTCGCCGATTATCAAGTTTTTCCAGCAGCAGCATGGGTTAGTGTTTGAAGGAATTAATGAGCACTTGAAAGAGTGTCAGCGAGAAGGCAAGCCAGGGAGTTTTAAGGTTAGACCGGTTGAGATGCGGAAGATTAACGAGAGTTTTATCAAGTTTATCAAAGAAGTGTTTGGGTTTTACTCAAAGTTGTTAAAGTATTTTGTTACCCATTATAGGAATGCATACTTGCCGAGGAAGTTTATGGAGCCGTTTGGGTTTGTGGTTGATGCACTGGCAGTTTATTGTGATGACGATAATTTCCAAGCCAATGTGTTGTACCTTGTGCATAGGTGTTGTTTGTCATTGGGGGATATACACCGCCACCGGACTTTTATTGAGACGAGTTTTGTTACgccttcttcttccaacAGAGAGTATTTCCGAGTACGCTCAACTACCGACAAGACGTTTTTGTTGCCGGCGTACGCCAAGGCGTTGCAGTATTACCACTTGTGTATTATGTTGTTACCGGCGTTGAATGAGCCGTACAACCATATTGGGGtgatttataatttagTCGACGAGAAGTTTACGGCAGTGTACTGGTTTTTGCGGTCGCAGTTTACGCGGATCCCGGATTATAAGTTGGGGCACGCCAACATGACCAAGATCTTGCAGAAACACTGGTTTACGACGGCGTTGGTCGATATTGTGAGGGCGAGCCCAGAAAGACATTTCAGTGCAACGACCATTATGAATGTATATTTGGTGTGTTTGATTGGGTATGTGTATTGTCCAGAGAGGTATAAGAGCGGGCCCAATATAGTCAAGAAGATTGCGTTTTCCAAGGTTGAGACGGACTTTTTCAAGATGTTGGAGAAGAATTTTGATGGGGAGGTAGTGTTGCGGCAGCTTGTGGTGGCGTTTTCGTTTTTAAAGTTGGATCGCCAAGAGAAGTTGGTCAAGTTTACGTTTCGGTTTGTTGAGCGGGTGTTGGATTGTTTGAGGAGGAAGGAGTCGTTGGTGGTTCTACGGTTTTTATTGAATGTGTTGAGAGAGAACCCCGAGTTTTTGGGCGTGTTTCAGGCAAGGAGGAACTGTATGGTGTACTTGTGTGGAGTGTTGAATAAGTACTACCAGGTGGTGGATCACCGGCCGACTCGAGGGTACTATTTCTGGGAGGATGTACATTTCCGGGACTTTTCGTTGATCAAGTACCAGTTTAAGGATTTCAACGATGAAGAGATATTTGCGGTGAATAATGTAGATGTGTTGGTGGGGGACCATGCTCTTGTTGGTGAGGTAGATGAGGATGATTTGCGGGCGAAGGCTCTGGTTTGTCTTGGAAAGAAGATACTTGGAGGGGCCCAAGAGTACGAGTTTAAGGAGGATGGCCGGTTTAGTATTAAGAAGAGGCAGGAGAAGGCGGCAGTGGTGGTACCCCAGTCGTTAGAGGAGATCCAACTGTTTATCACCAACCAGGCGAAGGAACTATCTATGGATATTGACCAGGGA
Encoded proteins:
- a CDS encoding muddled meiosis protein 2 homologue, putative (Similar to S. cerevisiae MUM2;~In S. cerevisiae: cytoplasmic protein essential for meiotic DNA replication and sporulation; interacts with Orc2p, which is a component of the origin recognition complex), whose translation is MNPINFDTSMSSKDSNSSNALGESKFWSSSSSSTRQAGGTFQPLGKEEPYRYPLIRSETFPPTKDETFSTPYSTVASDYDMPTNKYMKNTMINAPSYIPFSKSYYPKHDSFDALQEDYNKLKGELILKNQIIKNLTDQISIMSKPDQASFMAPKNHYQIFQDLSKTLQEKSTELSQTNQRLEAVLVANSENYNVEELSHKLVHRLTQLQQENENLLKIISFGNKTNLLIEIGLLKHEIEVLKGMGN